The nucleotide sequence TCACCAAAGAAAAACCAAAGGATCCAATtccagaaatcaagtgggagtAAGTAGATTGCCTTTTCATTTGTTGTGGCATGTGTCTAGTTGAATGACTTGTATGAAGTAAATTGTTTTTGTACGGTACTTTGATCATTTAGTCTAATGAAGTTTTGATACCTTTGATTGATTACAATGTTTGGTAATCCTAGTGTCatattacccttttttttttgtttcacttgatgcactttttttttgttggctaTAAAAATGGATAAGTAGTTTCCTCATGTTTTGAAATTAAGAATGTTGGTAACCTACTTACTTACTACTTTGGCTGCTAATTGATTagtttcaaatgcaagaaaggattagtttctaatgttataattttatggttcAAAAAGTGTATAGATGTCGCGGTTGATCACTCGTCGTCGGAGTGTGACCAATGAGCCTCCTGCATTATCAACATCTACTGCTCCAGGCGTGAGTGCTCCATTGATTGGGGAGCCTACACCCCTTACTGAGGCTACTCCTATGGCGTCCCAGGTGCCCGTCTCATCGACATCATCAGTGTCAGTTCAGCCGCTTAGTGCACGACGGCCTCACCGACGCCGCCGCGAGCCGGAGCCTTCTGATCACACTTCCTCAGCATCCAGAGTCGAGGGTGAGGCCTCCTAGCCAGGTAGTTTTTTCTAATTCTCGATCACTacgttgtatttttcttttatcattttaaaattattatttttatgatggTGAAAATTTGCTGGAATGTGACAATGTGATGGGGGTTGTGAATTACTATTTTAAGGTTTTGGGAAATGCTATACTATTAGGTGAGGTTATGTCGAATTTTCTGTAAATTTAAGCTTAGAGATTTcaccatttaattatttttggccAGCTAAATAAAACACCAGGGGGCCTAGTCGAATGTTGAAGGAGGCACAAAGCGTACGTTTGACCGGCTCCAGGATCAAGATTGAGTATGACCCGCGACATCGTGGAGCGGCTACCTCACAGCAGCATAACAGCGTCGCTAGTAGTTGTGGTGTTGTTATTAAACAAAATTGTCCTATGCAGTGGGAGTCTTGGGCAGAAATTCCCGAGGAGACGAAGAAACTAGTGCGAGAAAACTTGTCggttagtatattaatttttagcctttatcatttttttaattttgtttacaaatattaaaaaccaaaatatattatcttaatattattaaatttcttactattattttattatttttcatattcgtAGGTCAATTTTGATCTTGACGACATATCCCCTGAGGTCATGGCCTACTTAGAGGATACCTTAGCAAATCGGTACAAACATTGGAAGAACTATCTTCACACGCATTTTAAGCGATGGGATGATCCGGAGTTTGCTCGCCTACATGGTTGCCCAACCGAGTTGCAGGACCGGCCGGAGGATTAGGAGTGGCTCTGCAAACATTTTACTGACCCaaaatttgtggtatgtacataatattttaataataatttattattgttttagttatttttttaagcttcctttattaatttattttaaataatcgCACTAACATGTATATTGTGTGTTTAACAGAAGAAATCTATTGCTGGCAAGATAGCTCGGGACTCAAAGACACTTCTCCACCATTCTGGTTCGAAGCCCTTTTCGTATAGGCTTGAGGCACGACGTcaggtaaaagtatattaattttgaaattttatacaatttatttattattatttattaataaaattttcttaatgtttGTTTCTTCAGGAGGGTTCTAAGTTCCCAGAGATCGACATGTTCGAGGAGGTTTACGTTCGACCTGGTGATGAGATAGCTAAGCAGCTTCATGTAAGTATATGTAattgttattattcttatatgtatgaatcgttcaaatattatttatattatgttattaaacattatatgttttttccTTTATTATTACAGGATGCTATGGTGGAACAGCGCACTACTGTTCTCCAAGAAGCAACATCACAACTTCCCCCGGAGACCTCGATCGAGGACGCCACGATATCCGAGGATGCAGGTTTTCAGATCCTGACTAATGTCATGGATCAAAACTTCGGTCGTCGTCCTGGCAAAGTTGTTCGGGGTATGGGAAAAGCGCGAGTTCGTGAGACGGGTGCCTCTTCTTCCAGATCAAACACAGGAGAGGTCAGTGCATTGAAGGAGGAAGTGACAACCCTAAAGGCTCAACTTGCGGTCCAGAGTGAGCAAATGAGGGCCCGGGACGAGCAGATGAGGGCCCAGGGCGAGCAGATTAAGGCCCAGAGCGAGCAGGTGAAGGCCTATGCCGGACAGATGAGAGACCTTGTACAAGCCATACAGATGTCTGGCCTCCAAATCTCACTACCAGTACCTGATCTTCCTACACCTTCGACTTCTGAGCCACTTTGCCTACCGATACCTAGTAGCTTGATGTATCAAACCTAAAAGActacttgtagttttttcttatttttttgtttggacattttgtatgtatattttcatatatttataaCTAAATACTTTTcgttggttaattaattatcgtttagagtttaattaagatatttattaaaaattaaaaaaatatttttttttaccaaaacaaaaaaaaagaggtttgcgcgacgtaggtaaaATCTTCGTCGCGCCAACCTCTTTGCGCGACACAAGACtctacgtcacgcaaagtggctttgcgcgacgaatgatcctacgtcgcgcaaagccaCTTCGCGCAACGTAAAAtcatgcgtcgcgcaaagccaCTTTGTGCGACGTATAGAACGTCGCGCGAAGCCACTTTGAGCGACGCATcccctacgtcgcgcaaagccaCTTCGCGCGACGCATCCCCATACGTCGCGCAaagccactttgcgcgacgtagggggaatcttcgtcgcgcaaacccctTCTGTCACTGCCTTCCCGCGACAGTTAGTGCGCGACGAaggtgcattgagctaagtttTGCGCGACGGTTTtcgactttgcgcgacgaaggacctgcgtcgcgcaaagtgtttttttgtaCTCGTATGCGGACGAGAACCCAACGGTTATGAGCTGACGAGCTCACGCGTAGAACCAGGTTGTTGCGATTCGATGTaattcatacttttttttttgttaactgtGTATGTTTTgtcggagagagagagggacaggTGAGGGTTTATTCGCACGTATATGAGGGAAAGAGAGGCAGAGAGAGGGAGCTGGTGTGAGGAGTCAATTTCAGGTAGATTGAAGCTCCGTTATTTGATTGTGACCCAGTTATCCTctgcttttattattattattattttatttgttcattGGGTTTgtcatattgtttaatttttaggttttaccTAAAACTGGCTCAAGGAAGTGGGTGTAAATCAAGTTTTCTCTGTATTTATTTCTACTGTCCACGCTTATGCTATCTTATCCACCAGTCTAGCATAGTATTGAATAACGTTATCTTATGGTAAAAATCAACTTAAGCGAAAAGCACCAATAACAATATTTATAGACATAATATTACATTGTTTCATGAGAAATCAAATTATCAtcatatattaattagtatctCGTTTAGCTTTGCTAATGCCAAGCTTATACAGCATTTGGAATCTCATAAGGCCAGCATGATGATTGATGAGTAGCAAATAAGAGCACAACCATGTCATCCCCATCCACTTTTCTGGAGCCCCCGAAGTAccaacttgcctttaccaactTAATATTGCATATAACCAgagattattttttgtttccaaaGCATGTACATATCCACTAGCTAACTAACCAACCACTCCGCTAGTTAATATCTTGTGGATCGATAGCACGCTAAATATTCGTAATGGATAGACATAAAAAACATGAACTTGTGGAGATGAACCAGTCAACCACGCTTGGTTAGTTTTAAACTCGAGTACAACTCCAAAGAAACTGCTGGTAAATTGGTAATGACTTTaatataacaaataaacaaactttggaattcttttttGTTCTCCACCTTTTTCCTTGGCAAATTCAGGGAATCAATTAACCTAATCAGGATCCTTTTTTTTAATGCCATAAATGACCTGGCCGTTGGACAAGTCGCAAAGTTTTTGTTCCACAAGAAAACGTTGATCAGAAAGCAACAAACGGTAGAATTTTTCAGGTCGACAGGCTGAGGGCCCACTTCAACAACATTGATATTGTCCCCACTCTACCATCTGCTCAATCCTCAGATGTgtgattttatcacaaaaggcctcagtgttagttagagtggggtaattttatttaaagtactcttctcttctccctccatccgatgtgggacaaatgggggttccaacactcccccaCACGTGAGACCCCATTTTATGGATCACACATGGAAATCCACATTGGCAACCACTTAGAGCCAGTGGGGGCTAGaatttttttgggaatttcttatatatattgGAACCCTcatttgtcccacatcggacaaagggagaagaaaagagtactttaaatagaattaccctaCCCAACAGTATTCTAGTAAATTGTTTTCATTCCACTACGTATCTTTTGTGCTTTTATTGTTTGTGATTTAGTTCAATGGCTCAATATAATCATAGTGTTGTTATGCATCTTGGTggaacaaataaattaataattgatattAGGGTCGCTGATCATGTGACTAGTGACCCTAGAGTGTTGGATTAGTTATGTGACTATGTTCGTGATCTATATATTACTAGTGTAAATGGAGCACCTTCCCCTGTGAAGGGTGAAGGCACTATCTCTCTTACTTCGACCTTATCACTGGTCCATGCTTTACTTGTTCCTGATGTTAAGTGCAATTTTTTGTCAGTAGGAAAACTACTTGATACCGTATATTGTTCTGCTCACTTCTACTCTACGTATTGTTATTTTCAAGACATTCAAACTCAGAAAATAATTGGTCGTGGTAAAAGAATAGGGGGTTTGTACATCTTGAGTACGGAGGATACTGTTGTTTCCGGTTTCAAGTTTTAAGTATTAAAGTGGATGACAGACATCAAATTTGGTTGTGGCGTCAACGATTGGGACATCCATCATTCAGTTATATGAAGCATctatttccttttttgtttcgCACTTGTAGTGATTCAGAGTTCAAGTGTGAAACATGTGTCATGGCTAAAAGTCATCATGATTCATTTCCCATAAGTGATTCTAAAGATGCTTTGCCATTTGATTTAATACATTCTGATGTGTGGGGTCCGGTGAAGGTTACTTCTAATGGATTCCGttggtttgttacttttattgatgattgtacTCGATTAACTTGGATGTTCTTGATGAAAAATAAGAGTGATGTTCCTTTccttcttcaagaattttgtGCATTGGTGTCTACTCAGTTTCAAACCAAAGTTAATGTCTTCAGGTCTGATAATGAAGGAGAATATGTGAATCACACTTTGGCATTTTTTTTCGTGATCAGGGTATTATTCACCAGACGACTATTCCGTTTACACCCTAACAAAATGGTGTGTCCAAACGAAAGAATCGTCAAATAATGGAGGTTGCTCGCTCCTTGATGTTGGATAAATGTGGTTATAATCATTTGTGGGGTCATGTTGTTTTGGTTGTTGTGTATTTGATAAATTGTGTTCCAAGTAGGGTTCTTAATTTTCAGACACCGCTTGATGTGCTATAAAAACATGTTTATCTTGTTTCTGTATCAAAACTTCATTCGAAAGTGTTTAGGTGTATTGTGTATGTGCATGTCTACTCTTATCAGCGAAGTAAACTTGATGCATGTGCTCTTCGATGTGTATTTATTGGGTATGCTAACAATCAAAAAGGCTATAAGTGTTATCATCCTCCAACTTAGAAAACTTATATTACCATGGATGTCACCTTCCACGAGGAAGTTTCGTATTTTGTGAAGCCCTCTTTCAACTCTCCACTTCAGTGGGAAAATGGGAGTGAAGTGCAAATTCGAAGAGATGGTATGGATAATGTGTTACAGGTAGAGTTAGGGACAGAACCTATTATATTGCGTGATACTAATCAGTCGGCTATAGATAGTGATCGGTCACTTGTCATTCCTGAAACTATTTCTACTGATGACAGATCAAACATGCCCAACGAGTTGCTTGTTAAGACGTCTGACGAATTACCTTCTGATGACCCGTTGCCTGCTTCTGGTATGTCTAACGAGTTGCCTGATGATGGTTCATCCAGTGATGATTCTTCTAACAGTTTGGTACAAGATGGTGACATACATAAGGTAAATTATGATGATTCTCTACTTATCAGTTGCCTCCATGAGCTAATCGTGGAAAACCTAAAGTACAATATGAGCCTGATTTGCATGCCAAAGCCAAATATCCTATCAACAATTATGTGTATACTCATCGTTTGTCCAAACCATATGAATCTGACATATGTCAGCTATCTGGTGTATCAATTCCAACAAAATTGCACGATGCTTTGTTTGACCCTAAGTGGGTTAATGCCATAAGAGTTGAGATGGAAGCCTTGTAAAAGAATTCTACTTGGGATTTGGTTCCTTTACCAAACAAGAAGAAAGTTGTTGGATGTAGATGGGTGTTCATTATTAAGCACAAAGCAGATGGTTCTATTGACCAGTATAACGCCAGATTAGTTGCTAAGGGTTATACTTAAACCTATGGGGTAGACTATCAGGAGACTTTTGCTCATGTTGCCAAACTTAATAATGTGCGTGTTCTTCTATCCTTAACAGCAAACCAGGATTGGTCTCTGTTGCAGTTTGATGTTAAGAATGTTTTCCTTCATGGTGATCTCAAGGAGAAAGTTTATATGGATCTCCCACCTAGTATCGGACCATCTCCTAGAAAACGTGTGTATGCAGGTTGCGAAAGGCTTTGTATGGCTTGAAACAATCTCCTAGAGTGTGGTTTGGGAGGTTTATAAGTTCAATGAAGAAGTTTGGGTATGTCCAGAGTCATTCAGATCATACTTTGTTTCTAAATCGACAAAATGGTAAGCTAATTGCATTgattatttatgttgatgacatgataGTGACTGGTGATGATCAGAATGAGATACAATGTCTTCAAAAGTACCTAGCTactgaatttgagatgaaagaattgtgaattgaagtattttcttggaatcGAGGTTGCACAATCCAAGCATGGTATTTTTCTGTCTCAACGGAAGTATGTTCTTGATTTGTTAACTAAAACAGGTATGTTAGATTGCAAACCTGTTGATACTCCGATTGAGCAAAATCATCGTCTGTGTTTATTTTCGGATCAAGTTCCTACTCATAAGGAACGGTATCAAGAGGCTTGTGGGaagattaatttatttgttttacacTTGCCCTAACATTGCTTATGCAGTTAATGTGGTaagtcagtttatgcactcaCCTAGTGAAGCTCATATGGATGCAGTAATTCGTATTTTGAGGTACTTGAAGATGGCTCCTGGCAAAGGCCTGGTTTTCTCCAAGAATAGTCATTTGAATGTCGAAGGGTATACAGATGTAGATTGGGCAAATTCTATCACTGATCGGCAATCTACATCTAGATACTTTACATTTGTGGGTGGTAATCTAgttacttggagaagcaagaaacaaaaagtGGTGGCTAGGTCAAGTGCTAAAGCTGAGTTTCGTGGTATGTCTCATGGTGTATGTGAGTTGTTATGGTTGAAAAAATTGTTGAGAGATCTTGGATTTAAACCCAAGGATGCTATGAAACTCCATTGTGATAACAAGGCTGCTATTGAGGTTGCTCATAATCTAGTGCAACATGATCGAACAAAACATGTGGAGATTGATCGACATTTCATCAAGGAAAAATTGGATGCTAGAATTATTATGTTTCCATTTGTGGGATCTAAAGATCAACTTGCTGATGTACTTACTAAGGCTGTGTCTAATAGTGTGTTTTCCAACTCGTTTGACAAGTTGGGCATGCGTGACATTTttgctccaacttgagggggagtgttgcgaGTTATATATTAGTTAAGATGTAAATAGTAGTCTattgtcccacattgatgaAATGTATATGTAATACCAATTGTAACTTCTATATATACTTCACTTTGAAGATTAATGTATATATAGGAGTTATAATTAGTATTACATATATAATTCATCAATGTGAGA is from Pyrus communis chromosome 10, drPyrComm1.1, whole genome shotgun sequence and encodes:
- the LOC137746493 gene encoding uncharacterized protein, which encodes MFEEVYVRPGDEIAKQLHDAMVEQRTTVLQEATSQLPPETSIEDATISEDAGFQILTNVMDQNFGRRPGKVVRGMGKARVRETGASSSRSNTGEVSALKEEVTTLKAQLAVQSEQMRARDEQMRAQGEQIKAQSEQVKAYAGQMRDLVQAIQMSGLQISLPVPDLPTPSTSEPLCLPIPSSLMYQT